One segment of Variovorax sp. PAMC28562 DNA contains the following:
- a CDS encoding DUF4345 family protein, with protein sequence MTASDPLLASQLVVRVCLFLVAAIALFGGTLQMFLGQPDTSPRLDNVHRFMAGVYFSTGVISLWAAITIRQQHTLVYLLALGVLLAGVGRLVSISKVGLPKPTAVWLGYLIPELALPFIIAIAHYIGSK encoded by the coding sequence ATGACTGCCAGCGACCCGCTACTTGCCAGCCAACTCGTGGTTCGGGTTTGCCTCTTTCTCGTCGCGGCGATCGCCCTGTTTGGCGGTACGCTGCAAATGTTTCTAGGCCAGCCCGACACGTCACCGCGGCTGGACAACGTTCACCGATTCATGGCGGGTGTGTACTTCTCCACTGGCGTCATCAGCCTGTGGGCCGCCATCACCATTCGGCAACAACACACACTCGTGTACCTGCTCGCGCTCGGCGTGCTGCTGGCTGGCGTGGGTCGACTGGTCTCCATCAGCAAGGTCGGCCTGCCGAAGCCAACGGCCGTCTGGCTGGGCTATCTCATCCCCGAGTTGGCCCTGCCTTTCATCATCGCGATCGCACACTACATCGGCTCCAAATGA
- a CDS encoding alpha-2-macroglobulin family protein codes for MNRLLSKWALGTGVSLAMMALPAHALQITSLTPQGEVARVRQIVAKFDQPAVKFGDPKAPAPLAVSCTDAAAGKGTGRWTGEKQWVYDFENDLPPGVRCTVTRIADFKSGTGAELTGPERYQFNSGGPFVRNVQPSYGKIDEQQLFALELSGPATLASVRQNVWCAVDGVGERVPVRLIEGADRTGLLKSFGQDKAAEKEPLRFVTMQCNRTLTPASRVQIVYGKGVATPSGIANAIEKRFAFEVREPFAVSFTCERENAQAACLPLRPMELRFNAPVSRKLAMQITMKGGDKTQKPKADEDNANDDDAVVESVSFAPPFAESTPFTIALPAKFVDASGRALAAPGSFPMKTATGPMPPLAKFAASPFGVVERFAEPGGVAMMPVTVRRVEPALMVNALTPGKVSDINPQTDAEIIAWYRRARFYDNNYTVDRKLARTDVKGALPKVIDKDEKDNVQTRMLSLLGGQAGVKTLDMPKSESGDPRPFEVIGIPLTPGFHVLEIASQKLGDSLLDERYGAGRTMYVRTTALATNLAVHFKLGRENALAWVTTLDKGQVVANAKVRVSDCRGKEVATGTTDASGIVTLKGISPDAPKCNGAGGSDGNSDGDGDDYGTGAYFVSARAGDDLAFTWTDWQRGIEPYRFNVPTSLQAEPDRVAHTIFDRTLLRAGETVSMKHLMRTQTSAGFGVTDDLPDTLVITHVGSGQDYDQPITWRKTATGGRSAENTFAIPPAAKLGLYTVALAGGKAKAGKSGGESDDDSRALSTGSFRVEEFRLPVLEGRVTPTDKKPLVNATTVPTDVQINYVAGGGAANLPVRVSALVRGKNLSFGDYDSFTFTPPQKQDASAAGADEEADATQDARVIADKLPVTLDKNGAGKVTVDKVPKNIAPRELLLEATYADPNGEVQTIRSTQTLWPAAVIAGVKTESWISVGQKLKFQALALDLSGKPQADVALDVKAIARITTSSRKRMVGGFYTYDNKTETKDLGTVCSGKSDSRGLLLCDASLTEPGRVELIVSAKDMDGNTSVAANSVYVTKQGEIWFGGEDNDRIDVLPEKKNYQPGEVAKFQVRMPFRFATALVSVEREGIIETHVVQLNGQDPTVSLTVKSEWGPNAYVSVLALRGRLREVPWYSFFTWGFKAPREWWTAFWYEGKEYVAPTAMVDLSKPAYRLGLAEIRVGTRAHQIDVKVTSDKPSYPVRGKAQVTITGKLPDGKPAAGAEVALAAVDQALLELMPNDSWNLLEAMLQRRSWGVSTSTAQMEIVGRRHYGRKAVPAGGGGGKGAARELLDTLLLWNPRVVLDANGQAVVTVPLNDALTTFRIVAVADAGTGLFGTGQTTVQATQDLQIISGLPPLVREDDQFRAQFTLRNTTQKPMKVEAAPRATLLTMAPQTVDIPAGESREVAWMVTAPAQLAQTRAEAILWEIEARDITAGSTGSTGNSAARDALKVRQRIIPAVPLTVQQATLVQLEGPFTLDVAMPADALPGRGGLKMSLQPKLAEGLPGVRDYFANYPFSCLEQKTSKSVGLRDGQLWKGVVAQIPSYLDGDGLANYFPPRDGEANRGSDILTSYLLAATQEAAALDPAFALPDDVAAPMQAGLIAFVEGKIQREFWSPRKDLDVRKLAALEALSRYGKAQGRMTTSITIAPNQWPTSAVIDWMNILKRVTDVPQRKQRLDEANNVLKARLSYQGTKLIFSTEQDDYWWWLMTNGDVNTARLLLSVMDDPAWKDDIGKLANGFIGRQQNGAWHTTTANLWGGLALEKFSKAFESTPVTGITAATLGTIKAQVDWSKVERVKASDAAGVPNQRTFFGAPASPGNLRNNSMFLPWPAATPAVAGAAAAAVTPGSHDTLLVTQQGTGKPWLTLQSIAAVQLKAPFAAGYQIKKTITPVEQATPGVYTRGDILRIALEVNASADMTWVVISDPIPGGATILGGGLGRDSQIATQGEKKSGAGWAAFEERSFEAFRSYYEYMPKGVVKREYTVRLNNVGDFALPPSRVEAMYAPEMFGEMPNARVKVEQAK; via the coding sequence ATGAACCGATTGCTTTCCAAATGGGCGCTGGGCACAGGCGTCTCGCTGGCCATGATGGCGCTGCCCGCCCACGCGCTGCAGATCACCAGTCTCACGCCCCAAGGCGAAGTGGCGCGTGTGCGCCAGATCGTCGCCAAGTTCGATCAGCCCGCAGTCAAGTTCGGCGACCCCAAAGCACCCGCGCCGCTCGCGGTGAGTTGCACGGACGCCGCCGCGGGCAAGGGCACCGGTCGGTGGACCGGCGAGAAGCAATGGGTCTACGACTTCGAGAACGATCTGCCGCCCGGCGTGCGCTGCACGGTCACGCGCATCGCCGATTTCAAGTCGGGCACCGGGGCCGAACTGACCGGCCCGGAGCGCTACCAGTTCAACAGCGGCGGCCCCTTCGTGCGCAACGTGCAGCCGAGCTACGGAAAGATCGACGAGCAACAACTCTTCGCGCTCGAACTCAGCGGCCCGGCCACGCTGGCCAGCGTGCGCCAGAACGTCTGGTGCGCGGTCGATGGCGTCGGTGAACGCGTGCCGGTGCGCCTGATCGAAGGGGCAGACCGTACCGGCCTGCTCAAGTCGTTCGGGCAGGACAAGGCCGCCGAGAAGGAGCCGCTGCGCTTCGTCACGATGCAATGCAACCGCACGTTGACCCCGGCAAGCCGCGTGCAGATCGTCTACGGCAAAGGCGTGGCGACGCCATCGGGCATTGCCAACGCGATCGAAAAGCGATTCGCTTTCGAAGTGCGCGAACCGTTCGCGGTGTCGTTCACCTGCGAGCGCGAGAACGCGCAGGCGGCCTGCCTGCCGTTGCGCCCGATGGAGCTGCGCTTCAACGCGCCGGTGTCGCGCAAGCTGGCGATGCAGATCACGATGAAGGGCGGCGACAAGACCCAGAAGCCAAAAGCCGACGAGGACAACGCCAACGACGATGACGCGGTGGTCGAGTCCGTCAGCTTCGCGCCGCCCTTCGCCGAGAGCACACCTTTCACCATCGCGCTGCCCGCTAAGTTCGTCGATGCGTCGGGCCGCGCGCTCGCCGCGCCGGGCAGCTTTCCGATGAAGACCGCGACCGGCCCGATGCCGCCGCTCGCCAAGTTCGCCGCCTCGCCCTTCGGCGTGGTCGAGCGCTTCGCCGAACCCGGCGGCGTGGCGATGATGCCGGTGACGGTGCGGCGCGTCGAGCCCGCATTGATGGTCAACGCGCTGACACCGGGCAAGGTCAGCGACATCAACCCACAGACCGATGCCGAGATCATCGCGTGGTACCGCAGGGCCAGGTTCTACGACAACAACTACACGGTCGACCGTAAGCTCGCGCGCACGGACGTCAAGGGTGCGCTGCCCAAGGTGATCGACAAGGACGAAAAAGACAACGTGCAGACGCGCATGCTGTCGCTGCTGGGCGGACAGGCGGGCGTCAAGACGCTCGATATGCCGAAGTCGGAGAGCGGTGATCCTCGGCCATTCGAGGTCATCGGCATCCCGCTCACGCCGGGCTTCCACGTGCTGGAGATCGCCTCGCAAAAACTCGGTGATTCGCTGCTCGACGAGCGCTACGGCGCGGGCCGCACGATGTACGTGCGCACCACCGCGCTGGCCACCAATTTGGCGGTGCACTTCAAGCTCGGTCGTGAGAATGCGCTGGCCTGGGTCACGACGCTCGACAAGGGCCAAGTCGTCGCCAACGCGAAGGTGCGCGTGTCCGATTGCCGCGGCAAGGAAGTCGCGACCGGCACCACCGATGCGAGCGGCATTGTCACGCTGAAGGGCATCTCGCCGGACGCGCCGAAGTGCAACGGCGCCGGGGGCAGTGACGGCAACAGCGACGGCGACGGCGACGACTACGGCACCGGTGCCTATTTTGTCAGCGCACGCGCCGGCGACGACCTCGCCTTCACCTGGACCGACTGGCAACGCGGCATCGAGCCCTATCGCTTCAACGTGCCGACCAGCCTGCAGGCCGAGCCCGATCGCGTGGCCCACACCATTTTCGACCGCACGCTGTTGCGCGCCGGCGAAACGGTGTCGATGAAGCACCTGATGCGCACGCAGACCAGCGCCGGCTTCGGCGTGACGGACGACCTGCCCGACACGCTGGTCATCACCCACGTCGGCAGCGGGCAGGACTACGACCAGCCGATCACCTGGCGCAAGACCGCGACGGGCGGCCGCAGTGCAGAGAACACCTTCGCCATTCCGCCAGCGGCCAAGCTCGGGCTGTACACGGTGGCGCTTGCGGGTGGAAAAGCAAAAGCCGGAAAGTCCGGCGGCGAGAGCGACGACGACAGCCGCGCGCTATCGACCGGCTCGTTCCGCGTCGAAGAGTTCCGCCTGCCGGTGCTCGAAGGCCGGGTCACGCCGACCGACAAGAAGCCGCTGGTCAACGCGACCACGGTGCCGACCGACGTGCAGATCAACTACGTGGCGGGCGGCGGCGCGGCCAACCTGCCGGTGCGCGTGTCGGCGCTGGTGCGTGGCAAGAACCTGAGCTTCGGCGACTACGACAGCTTTACCTTCACGCCGCCGCAAAAGCAGGACGCCTCGGCCGCCGGTGCCGATGAAGAAGCCGACGCAACGCAAGACGCGCGCGTCATCGCCGACAAGCTGCCGGTGACGCTCGACAAGAACGGCGCCGGCAAGGTGACGGTCGACAAGGTGCCGAAGAACATCGCACCGCGCGAACTGCTGCTCGAGGCCACTTACGCCGACCCGAACGGCGAGGTGCAGACCATCCGCAGCACGCAGACCCTGTGGCCCGCTGCGGTGATCGCCGGCGTGAAGACCGAGAGCTGGATTTCGGTCGGCCAGAAGCTCAAGTTCCAGGCACTCGCGCTCGACCTGAGCGGCAAGCCGCAAGCCGACGTCGCGCTCGATGTGAAAGCCATCGCGCGCATCACGACCAGCAGTCGGAAGCGCATGGTCGGCGGCTTCTACACCTACGACAACAAGACCGAAACCAAGGACCTGGGCACCGTGTGCAGCGGCAAGAGCGACAGCCGCGGCCTGCTGCTGTGCGATGCATCGCTGACCGAGCCGGGACGTGTCGAACTCATCGTCAGCGCAAAGGACATGGACGGCAACACCAGCGTCGCCGCCAACTCGGTGTACGTGACCAAGCAAGGAGAAATCTGGTTCGGCGGCGAAGACAACGACCGCATCGACGTGCTGCCCGAAAAGAAGAATTACCAGCCGGGCGAGGTCGCCAAGTTCCAGGTGCGCATGCCGTTCCGTTTCGCGACCGCGCTGGTGTCCGTCGAGCGCGAAGGGATCATCGAAACGCACGTGGTTCAACTCAATGGGCAAGATCCGACGGTGAGCCTCACGGTGAAGTCCGAGTGGGGACCGAACGCCTATGTGAGCGTGCTCGCCCTGCGCGGCCGTCTGCGGGAAGTGCCGTGGTACAGCTTCTTCACCTGGGGCTTCAAGGCGCCGCGCGAGTGGTGGACCGCCTTTTGGTACGAGGGCAAGGAGTACGTCGCGCCGACGGCGATGGTCGACCTGAGCAAGCCGGCCTATCGACTGGGCCTGGCCGAGATTCGCGTCGGCACGCGTGCGCACCAGATCGACGTGAAGGTGACGAGCGACAAGCCGAGCTACCCCGTGCGTGGCAAGGCGCAAGTGACCATCACAGGCAAGCTGCCCGATGGCAAACCGGCCGCAGGCGCCGAAGTGGCACTGGCCGCGGTCGACCAGGCGCTCCTCGAACTGATGCCCAACGACAGCTGGAACTTGCTCGAAGCGATGCTGCAACGGCGCAGCTGGGGCGTGAGCACCTCGACGGCGCAAATGGAAATCGTCGGGCGCCGGCATTACGGGCGCAAGGCCGTGCCGGCCGGCGGAGGTGGTGGCAAGGGCGCGGCGCGCGAGTTGCTCGACACGCTGCTGTTGTGGAACCCGCGCGTGGTCCTCGACGCCAATGGACAGGCCGTGGTGACGGTGCCGCTCAACGATGCGCTGACGACCTTCCGCATCGTCGCGGTGGCCGATGCAGGCACCGGGCTTTTCGGCACGGGCCAGACCACGGTCCAGGCCACGCAAGACCTGCAGATCATCAGTGGCCTGCCACCACTGGTGCGCGAAGACGATCAGTTCCGCGCGCAGTTCACCCTGCGCAACACCACGCAGAAGCCGATGAAGGTCGAGGCAGCACCGCGTGCGACGTTGCTCACGATGGCGCCGCAAACGGTCGACATCCCCGCCGGCGAATCGCGTGAAGTCGCGTGGATGGTGACCGCACCGGCGCAACTCGCGCAAACGCGGGCCGAGGCGATCCTGTGGGAGATCGAGGCCAGGGACATCACCGCCGGCAGTACCGGCAGTACCGGCAACAGCGCCGCGCGCGATGCGTTGAAGGTCCGGCAGCGCATCATCCCAGCGGTGCCGTTGACGGTGCAACAAGCGACGCTGGTCCAGCTCGAGGGGCCGTTCACGCTCGACGTGGCGATGCCCGCCGACGCCTTGCCCGGCCGCGGCGGGTTGAAGATGTCGTTGCAACCCAAGCTGGCCGAAGGCCTGCCCGGCGTACGCGACTACTTCGCCAACTATCCTTTCAGCTGCCTCGAACAGAAGACCAGTAAATCGGTCGGACTGCGCGACGGCCAGTTGTGGAAAGGCGTGGTCGCGCAGATCCCGAGCTACCTCGATGGCGACGGCTTGGCCAACTACTTTCCGCCACGCGATGGCGAGGCCAATCGCGGCAGCGACATCCTGACCTCGTACCTGCTGGCAGCGACGCAGGAAGCCGCGGCGCTCGACCCTGCCTTCGCGTTACCCGACGACGTGGCGGCACCGATGCAGGCCGGCCTGATCGCTTTCGTCGAAGGCAAGATCCAGCGCGAGTTCTGGAGCCCGCGCAAGGACCTGGACGTGCGCAAGCTCGCGGCGCTCGAGGCGCTGTCGCGCTACGGCAAAGCGCAGGGCCGCATGACGACCAGCATCACCATCGCGCCCAACCAATGGCCGACCAGCGCGGTCATCGACTGGATGAACATCCTGAAGCGCGTAACCGACGTGCCGCAGCGCAAGCAACGACTCGACGAAGCGAACAACGTGCTGAAGGCGCGCCTCAGTTACCAGGGCACCAAGCTCATCTTCAGCACCGAGCAGGACGACTACTGGTGGTGGTTGATGACCAACGGTGACGTCAACACCGCGCGCCTGTTGCTCAGCGTGATGGACGACCCGGCATGGAAAGACGACATCGGCAAGCTGGCCAACGGCTTCATCGGCCGGCAGCAGAACGGTGCCTGGCACACGACCACCGCCAACCTGTGGGGCGGCCTCGCGCTGGAGAAATTCTCGAAGGCCTTCGAGAGCACGCCGGTCACCGGCATCACTGCGGCGACGCTGGGCACCATCAAGGCACAGGTCGACTGGAGCAAGGTCGAGCGTGTGAAGGCGAGCGATGCGGCCGGCGTACCGAATCAAAGGACGTTCTTCGGCGCGCCCGCCTCGCCTGGCAACCTGCGCAACAACAGCATGTTCCTGCCGTGGCCGGCGGCGACACCAGCAGTCGCCGGCGCAGCCGCAGCGGCAGTCACGCCTGGTTCGCACGACACGCTTCTGGTGACGCAGCAAGGCACCGGCAAGCCGTGGCTCACACTGCAGTCGATCGCCGCGGTACAGCTCAAGGCACCGTTCGCGGCCGGCTACCAGATCAAGAAGACCATCACGCCGGTCGAGCAGGCCACGCCGGGCGTCTACACCCGCGGCGACATCCTGCGCATCGCCCTGGAAGTGAACGCCAGTGCCGACATGACCTGGGTCGTCATCAGCGACCCGATTCCCGGTGGCGCGACCATCCTCGGCGGTGGCCTCGGCCGCGATTCGCAGATCGCCACGCAAGGCGAGAAGAAGAGCGGCGCGGGTTGGGCGGCTTTTGAAGAACGCAGCTTCGAAGCCTTCCGCAGCTACTACGAGTACATGCCGAAGGGCGTGGTCAAGAGGGAGTACACCGTGCGCCTCAACAACGTCGGCGACTTCGCGCTGCCGCCAAGCCGCGTCGAGGCGATGTATGCGCCCGAGATGTTCGGCGAAATGCCGAATGCGCGGGTGAAGGTGGAACAAGCGAAGTAG
- a CDS encoding nuclear transport factor 2 family protein: MTHATLTTWHELVKTRNTKGLKDLLADDVVFYSPVVHTPQAGKAVTAQYLSAAFHVFFNETFRYVRELVGPSDAVLEFEVNIDGIAVNGVDMIKWNNEGKIVEFKVMLRPLKAINLIHQKMGVLLQAKQ, from the coding sequence ATGACACATGCAACGCTCACCACTTGGCACGAGTTGGTCAAGACTCGCAACACCAAAGGGCTGAAGGATCTGCTGGCAGACGACGTCGTTTTCTACTCGCCCGTGGTGCACACGCCGCAAGCCGGCAAGGCGGTCACGGCGCAGTACCTGTCCGCCGCCTTTCACGTGTTCTTCAACGAAACGTTCCGCTACGTCCGCGAACTTGTCGGACCGAGCGATGCAGTGCTGGAGTTCGAGGTGAACATCGATGGCATCGCGGTCAACGGCGTCGACATGATCAAGTGGAACAACGAAGGAAAGATCGTCGAGTTCAAAGTGATGCTGCGACCACTCAAGGCGATCAACTTGATCCACCAGAAGATGGGCGTCCTGCTGCAGGCGAAGCAATAG
- a CDS encoding CynX/NimT family MFS transporter — protein sequence MSSVDLLIDAECDNAPAPSPTPAITRSSRLLLGLSVVLIAFNLRPVFASLSVVLPEIIAATGLSSTAASLLTTLPVVCLGVFAPLAPSLGRRFGTERTLLGCMALIFVGTLLRGSGSVGLLFVASAIAAAGIAVSNVLLSGLVKRDFAKQAALMMGLYTMAVCGGAAAAAGFTVPLEHAMGGGWTWALAMWAVPAGVVTLLWAPQAWSLAPVASEAAYTVRGLWRDKLAWQVTFFMGLQSALAYIVMSWLAPILRERGLGDAAAGYVLSLSIITQVITCLVVPAIAVKFRNQVGVAVVLAVLIVAAMLGCLLAPLSGIWVWAVLLGIAQGGSFALALTFIVLRSPDAHVAAHLSGMAQGVGYVVAALGPLLVGLLRGWTGGFAAAAWLFVGLGVALVVAGLGAGRTLHVGAVTVPALGGSR from the coding sequence ATGAGTTCCGTCGACCTGCTGATCGATGCCGAGTGCGACAACGCACCGGCACCATCCCCCACCCCTGCCATCACCCGCTCCAGTCGCTTGCTGCTCGGCCTCAGCGTCGTGCTGATCGCGTTCAACCTGCGACCGGTGTTCGCGAGCCTCTCGGTGGTGCTGCCCGAGATCATCGCTGCCACCGGCTTGTCGTCCACCGCAGCGAGCTTGCTGACGACCTTGCCCGTGGTCTGCCTCGGCGTCTTCGCGCCGTTGGCGCCATCGCTGGGCCGCCGCTTCGGCACCGAGCGAACGCTGCTCGGCTGCATGGCGCTGATCTTTGTCGGCACCTTGCTGCGCGGCAGCGGCAGTGTCGGGCTGCTGTTCGTCGCATCGGCCATCGCGGCCGCCGGCATTGCAGTGTCGAACGTGCTGCTGTCGGGCCTGGTCAAGCGCGACTTCGCAAAGCAGGCCGCGCTGATGATGGGCCTTTACACCATGGCGGTCTGTGGCGGTGCCGCTGCCGCGGCCGGCTTCACCGTGCCGCTCGAACATGCCATGGGCGGCGGATGGACCTGGGCGCTGGCGATGTGGGCCGTGCCGGCCGGCGTGGTCACCCTGCTGTGGGCGCCGCAAGCATGGTCGCTGGCTCCAGTCGCCAGCGAAGCTGCCTACACCGTGCGTGGCCTGTGGCGCGACAAGCTGGCGTGGCAGGTCACTTTCTTCATGGGACTGCAATCGGCTCTCGCGTACATCGTCATGAGCTGGCTCGCGCCAATCCTGAGGGAGCGTGGCCTTGGCGATGCGGCAGCAGGCTACGTTCTGTCGCTGTCGATCATCACGCAGGTGATCACCTGCCTCGTCGTGCCGGCCATCGCAGTCAAGTTCCGCAATCAGGTCGGCGTGGCCGTGGTGCTGGCCGTGCTCATCGTCGCGGCCATGCTGGGCTGCCTGCTGGCGCCGCTGTCGGGCATCTGGGTCTGGGCCGTGCTGCTCGGCATTGCGCAAGGCGGCTCATTTGCACTGGCGTTGACCTTCATCGTGCTGCGCTCGCCCGATGCACATGTGGCGGCGCACCTGTCGGGCATGGCGCAAGGCGTGGGCTATGTGGTCGCGGCCCTCGGCCCGCTGCTGGTGGGTCTGCTGCGCGGGTGGACCGGTGGGTTCGCGGCGGCGGCGTGGCTGTTCGTGGGGCTCGGCGTGGCGCTGGTGGTGGCCGGGCTGGGTGCGGGTCGCACGCTGCATGTGGGGGCGGTGACGGTGCCCGCGCTGGGCGGCAGTCGCTAG
- the pbpC gene encoding penicillin-binding protein 1C — MRATIARPLAALLCMLAAVTTAAAVPTFDAVKRDFRSSDVAVLDRHGELLQRVRIDPTVRRGQWIDLDAVSPALRTAMVLSEDKRFYEHSGVDWRAASSAAWGNLWNTKTRGASTITMQLAGLLDDDLRRASGGRSFSQKVGQTVAAAQLERSWRKDQVLEAYLNTVPFRGEIVGIDALSRTLFGKAPHGLDAREAAVAAALVRAPNAKPAVVAQRACEVLRVMEPERSKSDCEAMDMFASAALQKRAFDSNEGIAPHLARRVLREREKDEISTTLRAPLQRFALASLQRHLRELRGRHVEDGALVVLDNANGDVLAWVGSSGVLSQAAEVDGVTAQRQPGSTLKPLLYAEALAERRLTAASLLDDSSAQINTAGGLYIPQNYDRQFKGPVSVRTALAASLNVPAVRTLVMVSPAAFARQLRAAGVPLKQSGDYYGYSLALGSAEVSLLALTNGYRTLANGGRFGETRVVAGLSPSLPSPSGGRSKTEEMQVVRAVDAGAAFIVGDILSDANARARTFGLDSILSTRFWTAVKTGTSKDMRDNWALGWSERYTVGVWVGNASGAPMWDVSGTSGAAPVWAEVMRFLHANEPSRAPTPPTGLVRTHVTFGSGNDGGLLEAARDEWFLQGTEQAEFALDSVPGKSQRDGASARITSPSNGTIIALDPDIPPNRQRVRFESGAGDRAGLRWQIDGNPFARGASAQWLPWPGRHAIQLVDAAGAIQDEIKLEVRGAGVVSPAPKR; from the coding sequence ATGCGCGCCACCATCGCCAGACCGCTCGCTGCGCTGCTGTGCATGTTGGCGGCAGTCACAACGGCCGCTGCGGTCCCCACCTTCGATGCAGTGAAGCGCGACTTCCGCTCATCCGACGTCGCCGTGCTCGATCGCCATGGCGAACTGCTGCAACGGGTGCGCATCGATCCGACCGTGCGGCGCGGGCAATGGATCGACCTGGACGCCGTATCGCCCGCCCTTCGTACCGCGATGGTGCTGAGCGAAGACAAGCGCTTCTACGAACACAGCGGTGTCGACTGGCGCGCGGCATCGTCGGCCGCATGGGGCAATCTGTGGAACACGAAAACGCGCGGCGCCTCGACGATCACCATGCAACTGGCCGGCTTGCTCGACGACGACTTGCGGCGCGCGAGCGGCGGCCGCAGCTTCTCTCAGAAGGTCGGGCAGACGGTGGCTGCGGCGCAGTTGGAACGCAGTTGGCGCAAAGACCAGGTGCTGGAGGCGTACCTCAACACCGTGCCATTCCGCGGCGAAATCGTCGGGATCGATGCGCTCTCGCGCACGCTGTTCGGCAAGGCGCCGCACGGGCTCGATGCGCGCGAGGCGGCAGTGGCGGCGGCTTTGGTGCGAGCACCCAATGCGAAGCCGGCGGTGGTCGCGCAGCGGGCTTGCGAGGTACTGCGCGTGATGGAGCCGGAGCGAAGCAAGTCGGATTGCGAAGCGATGGACATGTTCGCGAGCGCGGCGTTGCAGAAGCGGGCGTTCGATTCGAACGAGGGGATTGCGCCGCATCTGGCGCGGCGGGTTTTGAGGGAGCGGGAGAAAGACGAAATTTCCACCACCTTGCGGGCGCCGTTGCAGCGCTTTGCGCTCGCCTCGCTACAACGCCACCTGCGCGAACTGCGCGGACGCCATGTCGAAGACGGCGCACTCGTCGTGCTCGACAACGCGAACGGTGATGTGCTCGCATGGGTCGGCTCGTCGGGTGTATTGAGCCAGGCAGCGGAGGTCGATGGCGTGACAGCGCAGCGGCAGCCGGGTTCGACCTTGAAGCCGCTGCTCTATGCCGAAGCGTTGGCCGAGCGGCGGCTCACCGCAGCATCGCTGCTCGATGATTCATCGGCACAGATCAACACGGCCGGCGGGCTCTACATCCCGCAGAACTACGACCGGCAATTCAAGGGGCCGGTGTCGGTGCGCACCGCGCTGGCTGCATCGCTCAACGTGCCGGCAGTGCGCACGCTGGTCATGGTGTCGCCGGCAGCCTTCGCTCGGCAACTGCGTGCCGCGGGCGTGCCGTTGAAGCAGAGCGGCGACTATTACGGGTACAGCCTGGCGTTGGGGAGTGCGGAGGTGTCGTTGCTGGCGTTGACCAATGGGTATCGGACGTTGGCGAACGGGGGGCGGTTCGGGGAGACGCGAGTCGTTGCGGGGCTGTCGCCATCCCTGCCTTCCCCCAGCGGGGGAAGGAGCAAAACAGAAGAGATGCAAGTCGTGCGCGCGGTCGATGCGGGTGCGGCCTTTATCGTGGGGGACATCCTTTCCGACGCCAATGCGCGGGCGCGCACCTTCGGGCTCGACAGCATCCTGTCGACGCGCTTCTGGACCGCCGTCAAGACCGGCACCAGCAAGGACATGCGAGACAACTGGGCACTAGGCTGGTCCGAGCGCTACACCGTCGGCGTATGGGTCGGCAACGCGAGCGGCGCGCCGATGTGGGACGTGAGCGGCACCAGCGGCGCGGCGCCGGTGTGGGCCGAGGTGATGCGCTTCCTCCATGCCAACGAACCGAGTCGCGCGCCGACGCCACCGACCGGGCTCGTTCGCACGCATGTGACTTTTGGCAGCGGCAACGACGGCGGGCTGCTCGAAGCGGCACGCGACGAGTGGTTTCTGCAAGGCACCGAGCAGGCCGAATTCGCGCTCGACTCGGTCCCCGGAAAGTCGCAACGCGACGGCGCTTCGGCGCGCATCACGTCACCGTCGAACGGCACCATCATCGCGCTCGACCCGGACATCCCACCGAACCGCCAGCGCGTGCGCTTCGAGAGCGGCGCGGGCGACCGCGCGGGACTGCGCTGGCAGATCGACGGCAACCCTTTTGCGCGCGGCGCCAGCGCGCAATGGTTGCCTTGGCCGGGACGACACGCCATTCAATTGGTCGATGCGGCCGGCGCGATACAAGACGAAATCAAGCTCGAAGTACGCGGCGCCGGCGTCGTTTCACCCGCACCCAAACGCTGA